In one window of Candidatus Aegiribacteria sp. DNA:
- a CDS encoding glycosyltransferase — protein sequence MINSIDVSVIIPAYNEENRIGTFLDKLVTYCGNSVLIYEVIVVDDCSTDDTIGIIAQYEDQFEHFHLLRSKRNSGKGYSVKRGLFKAQGDICLFMDADGSVEPDEIEKNLEYIRNNGYDIFIGSRVLRNSDQVLVTRWYREFMGKVFNFFVRLFLFRDICDTQCGFKIFRREVIRPVFSRVHIDGFGFDLELLYLAQRMGYRIKECPVSWHHVDGAKVRLLWDSIGMLFNILQVRSRHRTSFLKAAGCLKSDEYRYMYEVENSHWWFVSRRNLMIELIIPFNMKTPEILDVGCGTGGNMKALNKIGHACGTDLSDRAVEFCRINGLDNVIECGIEEVPLKNRSFDIVVCLDVLEHLDNPSAGLAELRRVLKDDGRIIVTVPAFSSLWSQHDVALGHLRRYRRRTLKRLVEDSGFEVLKMSHLYFLSFFFVAPFRLFRRFFIEGSKVKSDTTSLPPRLLNSLLLRIFTAEAHFSSKFGLPFGTTIYAVIRKHED from the coding sequence ATGATCAATAGCATCGATGTCTCGGTAATCATTCCGGCTTACAATGAGGAAAACCGTATAGGGACATTTCTTGATAAACTTGTTACATACTGCGGAAACAGCGTGCTTATTTATGAAGTGATCGTTGTGGATGACTGTTCAACAGATGACACTATCGGGATTATAGCTCAATATGAAGATCAGTTCGAGCATTTTCATCTGCTTCGATCAAAGAGGAACAGCGGTAAGGGTTACAGCGTAAAAAGAGGACTGTTCAAAGCACAGGGAGATATCTGCCTGTTCATGGATGCAGACGGATCTGTAGAACCGGATGAGATTGAGAAGAACCTGGAATATATCCGGAACAATGGTTACGACATCTTCATCGGCTCAAGAGTGTTACGTAATTCAGATCAGGTTCTGGTCACGCGCTGGTACAGGGAATTCATGGGGAAGGTTTTCAATTTCTTTGTGCGGCTGTTCCTGTTCAGGGATATCTGCGATACCCAGTGCGGATTCAAGATATTCAGGCGTGAAGTGATCCGGCCTGTATTTTCAAGAGTACATATTGATGGATTCGGCTTTGATCTTGAACTGCTTTACCTTGCCCAAAGGATGGGATACAGAATTAAGGAGTGTCCCGTTTCCTGGCACCATGTTGACGGAGCAAAGGTCAGGTTATTGTGGGATTCCATTGGAATGCTCTTCAATATCCTTCAGGTCAGAAGCAGACACCGGACTTCTTTCCTTAAGGCAGCCGGCTGCCTTAAGTCCGATGAATACAGGTATATGTATGAGGTGGAGAACTCTCACTGGTGGTTTGTCAGCAGACGCAATCTGATGATCGAGTTGATAATACCTTTCAATATGAAGACCCCGGAAATACTGGATGTGGGCTGCGGCACAGGCGGGAATATGAAAGCACTGAATAAGATCGGTCATGCCTGCGGTACTGACTTATCGGACCGGGCGGTGGAATTCTGCCGGATTAATGGGCTTGACAATGTCATTGAATGTGGAATTGAGGAAGTCCCTCTGAAGAATCGATCCTTTGACATCGTTGTTTGTCTGGATGTGCTGGAGCATCTGGACAATCCTTCAGCTGGTTTAGCCGAACTCAGGAGAGTTCTGAAGGATGACGGCAGGATCATTGTAACGGTACCTGCGTTCAGCAGCCTGTGGAGTCAGCATGACGTCGCTCTTGGACACTTGCGAAGATACAGAAGAAGAACGCTGAAAAGGTTAGTGGAGGATTCCGGTTTTGAAGTGCTGAAAATGAGTCACTTATATTTTCTGTCTTTCTTTTTTGTCGCTCCTTTCCGTTTATTTCGCAGATTCTTTATTGAAGGCAGCAAGGTGAAGAGTGATACAACATCACTCCCCCCGAGACTTCTAAACTCACTGCTGCTGCGTATTTTCACAGCAGAAGCACACTTCTCATCAAAATTCGGACTACCGTTCGGAACAACGATCTATGCAGTGATCAGAAAGCATGAGGACTAG
- a CDS encoding FG-GAP-like repeat-containing protein gives MNGPLREQVMGLLKIQNPISRYVAQMTIPNHSVGMALPGWSIPVLLSFFLVNAELAAQDFTRITTGPIVNDDRYSEGSSWGDINNDTYLDLFIPHAFDDRSNLLFINNGDGTFDQVTGGPVVTDISTSSGCSFGDFDNDGHLDLFVPNWNGISSRLYMNQGGGVFIKITSGQIVNDGGWSFNSSIVDYDNDGNLDIYVDNGAFTTFVEDNFLYRGNGDGTFTKITTGDIVNDNEHCLSSSWCDYDNDGDQDLFTANSDPFNGIPIDNFLYRNNGDGTFTKLTEGVVVNDNSISIGGSWGDYDNDGDFDLFVANWYGEDNHLYQNLDDGTFALITNGEIVNDGGSSVSGAWGDFDNDGDLDMYVTNDWNENNFLYRNDGNGTFTRILEGDIVNDEGRSNGATWVDYDNDGWIDVYVPNGQNPDQSNFLYRNNGISENHWINIRCAGNPSNASAIGTKVRARAVLGAQVVWQVREVSGHQGFNAQGSFNVEFGLGDATVVDSLVFQWPSGAVEAYTDVDMNLFYIASEGTGLSIVQTSIEEDPGTHQPLELLLRQNHPNPFGSSTTIPFSILGETGARGHVRLIIHDISGRRVRILEDATLGPGSHRAVWDGKNDRGMRAPSGIYIYSLMSCDQVYCGRMILLD, from the coding sequence ATGAATGGACCACTTCGCGAGCAGGTCATGGGATTGCTGAAAATCCAGAATCCGATCAGTAGATATGTAGCCCAAATGACGATACCGAATCACTCAGTGGGAATGGCACTTCCAGGATGGTCAATACCGGTTCTATTGAGCTTTTTCCTGGTGAACGCGGAGCTTGCTGCACAGGACTTCACCAGAATCACCACTGGTCCAATCGTCAACGACGACCGCTATTCCGAGGGATCCTCCTGGGGGGATATCAACAACGACACCTACCTGGATCTCTTCATTCCCCATGCTTTCGACGACCGATCCAATCTGCTCTTCATCAATAATGGTGACGGCACCTTCGATCAGGTTACGGGGGGACCGGTCGTCACCGACATCAGCACCTCCTCCGGGTGCAGCTTCGGCGACTTCGACAACGACGGCCATCTGGATCTCTTCGTCCCGAACTGGAATGGAATCAGCAGCCGTCTGTACATGAATCAGGGAGGTGGCGTTTTCATCAAAATTACCTCAGGGCAGATCGTCAATGACGGTGGCTGGTCATTCAATTCGAGCATAGTCGACTACGATAACGATGGCAATCTGGATATATACGTCGACAACGGCGCCTTCACTACCTTCGTTGAAGACAATTTTCTATACCGCGGTAATGGTGACGGCACGTTCACGAAGATAACGACCGGAGACATAGTCAACGATAATGAGCATTGCCTGAGCTCCAGCTGGTGCGACTATGACAACGATGGCGATCAGGATTTATTCACTGCCAACAGCGATCCCTTCAACGGAATCCCGATCGACAATTTCCTGTACCGTAACAATGGTGATGGAACCTTTACCAAACTCACTGAGGGAGTGGTCGTGAACGACAACAGCATCTCCATCGGAGGCAGCTGGGGAGACTACGACAATGACGGGGACTTCGACCTCTTCGTCGCCAACTGGTACGGAGAAGATAATCATCTCTACCAGAACCTTGATGATGGCACTTTCGCTCTTATAACGAACGGAGAAATCGTCAACGACGGAGGCAGTTCAGTCAGCGGCGCCTGGGGCGATTTCGACAACGACGGAGACCTGGATATGTACGTCACCAATGACTGGAATGAGAATAACTTCCTCTACCGAAACGACGGCAACGGTACATTCACACGGATACTGGAGGGCGATATCGTAAATGATGAGGGCCGGTCGAACGGGGCCACCTGGGTTGATTATGACAACGACGGCTGGATCGATGTGTACGTCCCTAATGGCCAGAACCCCGATCAGAGCAACTTCCTTTACCGAAACAACGGCATATCTGAAAACCACTGGATAAATATCCGCTGTGCCGGGAACCCCTCCAATGCTTCGGCAATCGGCACCAAGGTGAGAGCCCGAGCGGTTCTGGGCGCGCAGGTTGTATGGCAGGTGCGGGAGGTCAGCGGCCATCAGGGATTCAACGCCCAGGGGAGCTTCAACGTTGAGTTCGGCCTCGGGGATGCGACCGTGGTTGATTCACTGGTATTCCAGTGGCCTTCGGGAGCTGTCGAAGCCTATACCGATGTTGACATGAATCTGTTCTATATTGCAAGTGAAGGTACAGGACTCAGCATCGTTCAAACCTCTATCGAAGAGGATCCGGGTACCCACCAGCCGCTTGAGCTATTACTGAGACAGAACCACCCCAATCCCTTCGGTTCTTCAACGACGATTCCATTCAGCATTCTTGGGGAAACGGGTGCGAGAGGCCATGTGCGCCTTATCATTCACGACATCAGCGGCAGGCGAGTGCGAATCCTCGAGGATGCAACCCTCGGACCCGGAAGCCACCGGGCCGTTTGGGATGGGAAGAATGACAGA